The genomic DNA TCCATGGGCTGGGTACGCCGGCACCCATTTTCCCGCCGCGTCACCTTGTGGTTAGTGGGCTCTACCGTAATGTCCGAAACCCGATGTACGTTGCGATCGTATCGGTGATCGCTGGACAGGGCTTGTTCTTTGGCGACCTCCGCCTTCTTGGGTACGGGACACTCGTCTGGTTGGGCTTTCACGTGTTTGTCTTGACGTACGAGGAACCGAAGCTGCGAGCAACCTTCGGGGCCGAGTACGATGCCTTCTGCGCTTATGTGCCCCGATGGCTTCCTCGCCTCCGCCCGTGGACTGGGAGCGCACCGTGAGGCAGGACCCCGCCCGCCGGGTGCCGATGGTGTTCTGCTCAGGCCAGGATATAGCATTTGTGCTATACTCAGAAAAGAACAGCCATGGCGCGTCATCGGGGCCGAAAGCCCACCCAGGCAACTGCAGAATCAGCTCCCCGGGTCCGAAGGGGTCCAGGCTCCCTAGAACCCTTCCGTCGCGCGCTCGCCAGGGCCCGCCGCGCCGCCGGACTGACGCAGGCCGGGCTTGGAGCTAGGGTCGGCACCACCCAGTCCGCGATTGCTCGGCTCGAGCACGGCGAGGTCGCCCCAACGGTCACCACCTTGTCTCGGCTCGCGGACGCGCTGGGTGTCCACTTCGAGGTGCTCCCCCGGTCCCGGCTCGTCGTTCGCGAGACGTCGCGTGGGTTGACGCTCGCCGATCTCCGCCACCGCCGAAACGAGATCCTCGCCATTGCGGGGCGGCACGGAGCACGTCATGTTCGCGTGGTCGGTTCCGTGGCCCGAGGGGACGCGAGGCGCGACAGCGATGTCGACTTCCTCGTCGAGTTCGCGCCGGGCCGGACCGTCCTCGACCTCAGCGGGCTCATCCTCGATTTGGAGGAAGCGCTGGGGCGCCAAGTCGATGTGCTCGAAGTGCAGCGCCCATCGGAGGCTGCCGAACGAATCCTGCATGAGGCCGCCCCCCTGTGAGCCGCGACCCGCGAGAGCGGGCGCGGCTGCGGTACATTCGCCAGAGCATCGCGCGCATCGAGCAGTACACGCGCGGGGGTCGCGAGGCGTTTCTCAGCGAGCCGATCGTCCAGGATGCCGTGCTTCGCCGCCTCGAAACGCTGACGGACGCCATCGGTAAGCTGTCTGCCAGTCTCAAGGCACGGCATCCCACGATCCCGTGGCGGCAGGTGTACGGCTTCCGAAACGTTGCCGCCCACGCGTACGAAGAGTTCAATCTTTCGCGAGTATGGGAAATCGTTGCAGACTATGTGCCTGTGCTCAAGTCGGTTGTTGATCGGGAACTCGGCGCAAACGAAATCGGCGACACACCCCATGCATGAGAGGGGGTCTTTCGGA from bacterium includes the following:
- a CDS encoding helix-turn-helix domain-containing protein encodes the protein MARHRGRKPTQATAESAPRVRRGPGSLEPFRRALARARRAAGLTQAGLGARVGTTQSAIARLEHGEVAPTVTTLSRLADALGVHFEVLPRSRLVVRETSRGLTLADLRHRRNEILAIAGRHGARHVRVVGSVARGDARRDSDVDFLVEFAPGRTVLDLSGLILDLEEALGRQVDVLEVQRPSEAAERILHEAAPL
- a CDS encoding isoprenylcysteine carboxylmethyltransferase family protein, whose translation is HGLGTPAPIFPPRHLVVSGLYRNVRNPMYVAIVSVIAGQGLFFGDLRLLGYGTLVWLGFHVFVLTYEEPKLRATFGAEYDAFCAYVPRWLPRLRPWTGSAP
- a CDS encoding HepT-like ribonuclease domain-containing protein → MSRDPRERARLRYIRQSIARIEQYTRGGREAFLSEPIVQDAVLRRLETLTDAIGKLSASLKARHPTIPWRQVYGFRNVAAHAYEEFNLSRVWEIVADYVPVLKSVVDRELGANEIGDTPHA